The Antarcticibacterium flavum genome contains the following window.
AACATAGCTACGCGGCAAATATTTTAAAAATAAATGCGAAGTTCCATGAATAGAAGAAGAGATTGCCTTGAAGAAAAGTTGGTACCGGGGGGTTGCCTAAATGTGGGGAAACAAAAAGGCGTGGTGACACAACTTACTGACTTGGGGTACTGGTATACCTTCACACAAATAAGCGGCCGCCCACGCCCGGGTCGTGAGCATCCTTGCTTATCATCTCTTGTGTTTAAAAATTACCAGTTTTCAAGTCGAGATTCAAAGCGAATGCTTCTAATATTTTTAACTAAAGAAGTTTCGCAAATATATTAATAACAGTCAAATATAATGAAAATTTATTACATACCTATAAGTATGTGAAAATAATTAATTTTTTGAGTTAGTTCATAGATTCCTAAACTTATCCATGATAATTGAAATTATAATTTCGGAATTAGATTTTTACCTGATTGAAAAAATAAGGGAATTAAGAATTAAATCTTCTCCTTATATTGACCAAGTTACTTTAGCTCAAAAAATCGGTGTTTCGGAAGGCTATATTGGAAGTATTGAGAACCCTAAAATTCCATCTAAATATAATATACGAATGCTTCACAGGGTTGCTGATGCATTAGAACTTACATCCTACGATTCCTTATTTCCTAAAACAATTGTTGCTAATGATTTAGTGAAAATAAAATTAAAGCTGAAACAGCGATCCAATAGAAGACACGAAATTGATAGCTTGGGAAATGTTGTGAAAAGATTTGATGTTATATCTAAAAAACCACTTAATAAAAAGGAAGTGGAACTATGGAATAGCAGTGACAAGACGAAAAAATTAAAGTATCTTAAAATAATTTCAAGTTGATCAATCCCATTTATTTATAGATATCCCATATTGTCGAATTTTTTCTTTCGACAATACATTTAAATATCACTCTTATAGATTCAAAAAATTTTCCATGTTGATTAATTCATTTTTTATAATATCATATTCCACCTCTAAAAAAAATCTATCCACAGCATATAAACAAATCTCCTGTTCCTCTATTCTCAGATCCAAGTATTCCCCTTGAGTATAAACAATAAATTGCTCCTGGTCTTAGGGAAAAATGAAAAGGATGGAACATACTTCGGTTTAATATGGGTAATTCTTTACCAGTGGAAATCGCACTTGGAGAGATACCGACAAAAAAACTTCTAGAAAAATGGATTATCGGCCAGCAACTCCAAAGGGCGTATAGCCGAGAGAATTAATAGGTTTACCTAGGAAGGTGGCATTTGCACTTCAAAAAGATGGTTGTTGTCTAAGATCTTACTTTATTTGTTATAACCATACTTGCAAAGGTCCATTGGAGATTTTGCTATAGAGGATTGATCAAAAATTTATTTATCACCCAAAAATTACTCCATAATTGCATCTTTGTGGAATATTTCCTAATTTTGGATATAATCCAATAAATGAGTATTTAATAACTCTTGCACAATTAATCTTTTTTTTTCTAAACCATATGAGAAAGCTATTTATATTTGAATATTTAAGCGCTTTCTGAAGTTAAAATTATTTTCAATGATCACATTAGATGTTTTAAGTTATCTAGGTTTAGAAAAAGCGACTTCTATAAATTCTAACCCGCATAATTTATCTACAAGTATATCAGAGGTAATAGCACAAGTATCCCATTTCAATATTGATGCAGTATATTTTAATACCGATGAAAGTTCCAACAGCTTTCCCGCAATTTTTCTTAAAAAAGTGCAAAATTTTGATAAGGAAACATTACTCGAAATAGCGGACATTCATAAAAAAGTTTGGAACTTCAAAAAAGTGCTTTTTCTCTATGTATATTCTGATACCCAAATAAGAATTTATAGTTGTTCTGTAAAACCACTAGTTAAACCTAAGGAGGATTTGGATTATGAAAAGAAACTTGAAAGTGTCGAAATAAAAACCTATTCTTTTTCAGATCACCAACAACTAGAAGAACTCAATAATATTTTTTCAAGAATCGCTATTGACACGGGAATTGTTTGGACCTTAGAAGAGGCTCAATTTGTTCGGGATAAAATTACGTTACAGCAAAGGGTTGACAAATATTTGGTAGAAAGCTTAGTAAATACAGCCCAACAACTTAAACAACAAGGACTTGAACTAGATTTTATACATAAAATCATTCTGCGCTCGTTATTCCTTTTATATCTGGAAGATAGAGGAGCTACAGACGAAAAATTATATTCCCAAATAAAAAAAGGAAGCAAATCTTATTTTGATATTTTAAATGATCCAAAAGCTACTGGTCAATTATACGAACGCTTAGAAGAGGATTTTAATGGAAATATTTTCACCATAGAAAAGGACGAAAATATTTCCATAGAACAATTGCGCCTTATTAAAAAATGCTTTATAAATGGTAATGATAACACACAACAGGTTAAACTGTTTGAGAACTGGAGAATGTTTGATTTTAGCATAATACAGATAGAGTTATTAAGTGAGATTTACGAAAACTTCTTGTTCAAAACCAATCCTGAATTAAAGAAAAAAACAGGAACATACTATACTCCCCCTTCCCTAGTTGAGTTTATTTTGAACGACAAACTTCCTAATAATAAAATAGAAAAAAATTATAACGTCAAAGTTTTAGATCCAAGTTGTGGGTCCGGGATTTTCTTAGTAGAAAGTTATAAACGACTGGTAAAGCGATACGAGAATAAACATCAAGAAAAATTAACAGATTTTGACAAACTAAAAAAATTATTAACTGAAAATATATTTGGGATTGAAATAAATTCACAAGCCATTAAGGTAGCGGCATTTAGTTTGTATTTAGCTTTAGTGGATAAATTAGACCCCAAAGACTTATGGCAAAAGAAGAAACATCGTTTGCCAAATTTGATAAACAATCCTTATGATAAGTCTCTGAAGGAACAAGGACATAACCTGTTTTGCCGAGATACAATTTCACTTAATAAAGAAATTGATAATATTGAGTTTGATTTAGTAGTAGGAAATCCTCCCTTCGGAACAATTGATTTATTAGAATCTGTGCGTGCTTATTGTGACCAGCACGGTTTTGCCAAGGAAATGGTTTTACCATTTCTACACAAATCCACAAATTTTACCCCAAATGGTGAAATAGCTTTAATCTTCAACACCAAGGTCCTAACAAACACAGGAGGAACTTACGAAAATTTTAGAAAATGGTTATTCCAGGATTGCTACGTGGAAAAGGTTTTCAATTTCTCTATTCTTCGTAAGGCAAAGAAAAGTTTTGGCGGCCAACTTTTTGGCGATGCAACAGGTCCTATAAGTATTGTATTTTTCAGAAAAAAACAACCCAAAATCCCTTCTGATAAGATTGCATATTACGCTCCAAAAACATTCATCAAATCAAATATTATAGATGGTTTAAGTATAGATTTTACAGATTTAAAATATTTACCTAGAGAAGAATGTCAAAACCCTAAAAGCATGATTTGGAAAATTGCAATGTGGGGTGGAATGTATGATTGGGGTTTGGTGAAAAGATTATTAAATCAACAAAATAATGTCGGCACTTATACAAAAGAAAATAATATAAAATTTAATGTTGGATTACAACCTATAAATAAATCTACTGAAAAACCTATAGTCGATAATGAAATTTCTTTAATGAAATTCATTAGACCAGAAAGAATTCAACGCTTTTATACTGATGAAAGTTATTTTTCAAATATGAATTCCTTGTTAAAAAACAGAGAAACTATAAAGACATATTTAAATTATTACTCTGTAGAAACTATTTATGATCTCCCTCCCATTAATGTGTTTAGAAGAATAACAGGAAAAAACATTTTTCCAGGACCAATGCTTTTAGCCAAAGAAGGCTTTAAGAACAATCAACTCTGTTTTAGTTTTGTTCCGCATTCAGTTGTTTATAACAGCACTATTTTAGGTTTTAAATCTGATAATAAAGCAAGCCTAAGATTTTTATCGGCCCTTTTAAATTCTCGCTTATCAACTTATTTTTTGCTTTTAATTTCCAATTCTTGGGGAGTGGAACGAGAAAGAATTAAGCCAAATGAAATATACAAATTTCCAATTATCAATGATAAGGGCACATTTATAAAACTT
Protein-coding sequences here:
- a CDS encoding helix-turn-helix domain-containing protein yields the protein MIIEIIISELDFYLIEKIRELRIKSSPYIDQVTLAQKIGVSEGYIGSIENPKIPSKYNIRMLHRVADALELTSYDSLFPKTIVANDLVKIKLKLKQRSNRRHEIDSLGNVVKRFDVISKKPLNKKEVELWNSSDKTKKLKYLKIISS
- a CDS encoding HsdM family class I SAM-dependent methyltransferase, which produces MITLDVLSYLGLEKATSINSNPHNLSTSISEVIAQVSHFNIDAVYFNTDESSNSFPAIFLKKVQNFDKETLLEIADIHKKVWNFKKVLFLYVYSDTQIRIYSCSVKPLVKPKEDLDYEKKLESVEIKTYSFSDHQQLEELNNIFSRIAIDTGIVWTLEEAQFVRDKITLQQRVDKYLVESLVNTAQQLKQQGLELDFIHKIILRSLFLLYLEDRGATDEKLYSQIKKGSKSYFDILNDPKATGQLYERLEEDFNGNIFTIEKDENISIEQLRLIKKCFINGNDNTQQVKLFENWRMFDFSIIQIELLSEIYENFLFKTNPELKKKTGTYYTPPSLVEFILNDKLPNNKIEKNYNVKVLDPSCGSGIFLVESYKRLVKRYENKHQEKLTDFDKLKKLLTENIFGIEINSQAIKVAAFSLYLALVDKLDPKDLWQKKKHRLPNLINNPYDKSLKEQGHNLFCRDTISLNKEIDNIEFDLVVGNPPFGTIDLLESVRAYCDQHGFAKEMVLPFLHKSTNFTPNGEIALIFNTKVLTNTGGTYENFRKWLFQDCYVEKVFNFSILRKAKKSFGGQLFGDATGPISIVFFRKKQPKIPSDKIAYYAPKTFIKSNIIDGLSIDFTDLKYLPREECQNPKSMIWKIAMWGGMYDWGLVKRLLNQQNNVGTYTKENNIKFNVGLQPINKSTEKPIVDNEISLMKFIRPERIQRFYTDESYFSNMNSLLKNRETIKTYLNYYSVETIYDLPPINVFRRITGKNIFPGPMLLAKEGFKNNQLCFSFVPHSVVYNSTILGFKSDNKASLRFLSALLNSRLSTYFLLLISNSWGVERERIKPNEIYKFPIINDKGTFIKLNLLHEKIEHSIKKSALEEDFKEIENQINDIVFGLYNLDLTDKQFIEDFITYTVDLFFKQEKSISLYAVQQEQIIRYGKNISLELNNFLGSKNLFANATVFIISRFSPLMMIKISFDKTPKEVLTSNELLENELKKLDRYLWEEKSSNIYFNKKLNYKTGDDVYIIRQNQRRFWSQSMAIEDASELILEILNKN